The Rattus rattus isolate New Zealand chromosome 1, Rrattus_CSIRO_v1, whole genome shotgun sequence genome includes a region encoding these proteins:
- the LOC116890047 gene encoding meiosis inhibitor protein 1-like gives MKAADHSAFGRDEEAVLLLERSHHRHDPRWLLPVSPHVCLACALELLPEPGVSVRPKPSLPTRTWRGHFPHPPQQASSFEPGTPFLKPNPNLTRFPKARPSPSCSGHCCPLLFSFSCGPLPYPLRPTLQRALPVAYLVSILIQLTTQPNMEQTIQCLLNECHRELCNLPSMGGSLATTTLLGKLVNAIPDLAEDLVMEYEMLSGHFREKLCALFLSTLDNAQTRDLQINCLGLLRQLLKYDLFVSVIMSKSVPVEGAESVEQPSRETSLPLVLKKFLLSRDEVLQVASSHCITAVLVHSPAKHAVAFIYADIPEFLFEHLSSSSEILVWSSYNCLILLAEEPLFFSKCHTVYGW, from the exons ATGAAGGCTGCTGACCATTCTGCGTTCGGGAGAGATGAAGAAGCCGTGCTGCTCCTGGAGAGGAGTCATCACCGGCACGACCCGCGCTGGCTGCTGCCGGTGTCCCCTCACGTCTGCCTGGCCTGCGCATTGGAGCTGCTGCCGGAGCCCGGCGTGTCGGTGCGACCtaaaccctccctccccacaagaaCCTGGCGCGGCCATTTCCCTCACCCTCCTCAGCAAGCCAGCTCCTTTGAACCAGGCACACCTTTCCTGAAACCAAACCCAAACCTGACCCGCTTTCCCAAGGCTCGCCCTTCTCCCAGCTGCAGCGGCCATTGCTGCCCCCTACTCTTTAGTTTCTCCTGCGGCCCTCTGCCCTACCCTCTTCGCCCTACCCTCCAGCGGGCTCTGCCCGTCGCCTACTTAGTCTCTA TCCTTATCCAGCTCACTACTCAGCCCAATATGGAACAGACCATCCAGTGCCTACTGAATGAGTGCCACAGAGAG CTGTGTAACCTGCCCTCCATGGGTGGCAGCCTGGCCACCACGACTCTTCTTGGCAAGCTGGTGAATGCCATTCCTGATTTGGCAGAAGATCTTGTCATGGAGTACG AGATGCTTTCCGGCCATTTCCGGGAGAAGCTGTGTGCCCTCTTCCTTTCCACTCTGGACAACGCCCAGACAAGGGACctacagatcaactgcttgg GTTTGCTAAGGCAGCTACTGAAGTACGATCTCTTCGTGTCCGTGATCATGAGCAAGTCTGTGCCGGTGGAGGGTGCCGAGAGCGTCGAGCAGCCATCGAGAGAGACCTCACTACCATTGGTGCTCAAAAAG TTTCTCCTGTCCAGAGATGAGGTCCTGCAGGTGGCCAGCTCCCACTGTATAACTGCAGTGCTGGTCCATTCCCCTGCAAAGCATGCTGTGGCCTTCATTTATGCTGACATCCCAG AGTTCCTCTTTGAGCATCTTTCATCTTCCAGCGAAATCCTTGTCTGGTCCAGCTACAACTGCCTGATACTCCTGGCAGAAGAGCCACTCTTCTTTTCAAAGTGCCACACGGTGTATGGTTGGTAG